One genomic window of Haloarcula limicola includes the following:
- a CDS encoding DHH family phosphoesterase, which translates to MPSRLVLGAGPTALALVDALSDDNGSIHVVTADEHRAETLRTEGTAVTVGEISDPAVLDGLSVVPETVIVATEDAADNAAATTVVGDLFPESFCLCYTGYDVSESQRAEIEENADRVVDPASVITERLGRTVGTDGTRARQLQRALRDVEGHLAIVTHDNPDPDAIASAVALGNLAERVGCTVSVCYYGSISHQENRAFVNLLEYELVNLDPEDAEALDPYDGFALVDHSRPGVNDQLPEELDVDVVIDHHPPRFPVEARYVDLRSAAGATSTLLVDYFQRFEIEIPEPIATGLLFGIRVDTKDFRREVSAEDFEAAAHLVSRADMDALQRIEDPSVSAETLSIIGRAIDNREQEGSVLLSCVGQLSDRDALAQAADRLLDLEDVQATMVYGVLDGTIYASARARGADIDLGEAMRDAFGQIGSAGGHADMAGAQITLGVLDSVEDREESLEDIVRSVVNDRFLDAVQSRSHRLLGSVYPAAEFGPETYAEVTSDIEPTLVDDADTETEEE; encoded by the coding sequence ATGCCGTCTCGGTTGGTACTGGGAGCCGGGCCCACCGCACTCGCCCTCGTCGACGCTCTCAGTGACGACAACGGGTCGATTCACGTCGTGACCGCCGACGAGCACCGCGCCGAGACGCTGCGAACCGAGGGGACCGCCGTCACCGTCGGCGAGATCTCGGACCCCGCCGTCCTCGACGGGCTCAGCGTCGTCCCGGAGACAGTCATCGTCGCGACCGAGGACGCCGCCGACAACGCCGCGGCGACGACTGTCGTCGGCGATCTCTTTCCCGAGTCCTTCTGCCTGTGTTACACCGGCTACGACGTCTCGGAGTCCCAGCGTGCCGAGATCGAGGAAAACGCTGACCGGGTCGTCGACCCGGCGAGCGTCATCACCGAACGGCTCGGTCGGACGGTCGGGACGGACGGGACCCGCGCTCGACAGCTCCAGCGCGCTCTCCGGGACGTCGAGGGCCACCTCGCCATCGTCACGCACGACAATCCCGACCCCGACGCCATCGCCAGCGCCGTCGCGCTCGGAAACCTCGCCGAGCGGGTCGGCTGTACCGTCTCGGTCTGCTACTACGGCTCGATCTCCCACCAGGAGAACCGCGCGTTCGTCAACCTCCTGGAGTACGAGCTCGTGAACTTGGACCCGGAGGACGCCGAGGCCCTCGACCCCTACGACGGGTTCGCGCTCGTCGACCACTCCCGCCCCGGTGTCAACGACCAGCTGCCGGAGGAGTTAGACGTCGACGTCGTCATCGACCACCACCCGCCGCGGTTCCCGGTCGAAGCCCGGTACGTCGACCTGCGGAGCGCGGCCGGCGCGACGAGCACCCTGCTGGTCGATTACTTCCAGCGCTTCGAGATCGAGATCCCGGAACCCATCGCCACCGGCCTGCTCTTCGGCATCCGGGTCGACACCAAGGACTTCCGGCGGGAGGTCTCGGCCGAGGACTTCGAGGCCGCCGCACACCTGGTCTCCCGGGCCGACATGGACGCGCTCCAGCGCATCGAAGACCCGAGCGTCAGCGCCGAGACGCTCTCGATAATCGGTCGCGCCATCGACAACCGCGAACAGGAGGGGTCGGTGCTGTTGAGTTGCGTCGGCCAACTCTCCGACCGGGACGCGCTGGCACAGGCCGCGGACCGGTTGCTCGACCTCGAAGACGTGCAGGCGACGATGGTGTACGGCGTCCTCGACGGCACCATCTACGCCTCCGCTCGGGCGCGCGGGGCCGACATCGACCTCGGCGAGGCGATGCGCGACGCGTTCGGACAGATCGGGTCGGCGGGCGGCCACGCCGACATGGCCGGTGCACAGATCACCCTCGGCGTCCTCGATTCCGTCGAGGACCGCGAGGAGTCGCTCGAGGACATTGTCCGCTCGGTCGTCAACGACCGGTTCCTCGACGCCGTGCAGTCGCGGTCACACCGCCTGCTCGGGAGCGTCTACCCCGCCGCGGAGTTCGGCCCCGAGACGTACGCGGAGGTCACGAGCGATATCGAACCGACTCTCGTGGATGACGCCGACACCGAGACCGAAGAGGAGTAG
- the lrpA1 gene encoding HTH-type transcriptional regulator LrpA1: MSAESTERRILSVLEEDAQASYAEIADRANVSKPTVRKYIKKLEDEGVIVGYSADIDPKKLAGQSIAMVGMDVASERYVEATRKLKDVPAVEALYTSSGDHMLMAEVRADDGDSLAAVIEEELLTLDGVTAAHPSFLQERLK, translated from the coding sequence ATGAGTGCCGAGTCTACGGAGCGTCGGATCCTGTCGGTCCTCGAAGAGGACGCACAGGCATCATACGCGGAGATCGCCGACCGGGCCAACGTCTCGAAGCCGACGGTCAGAAAGTACATCAAGAAACTCGAAGACGAGGGCGTCATCGTCGGGTACTCCGCGGATATCGACCCGAAGAAACTCGCCGGACAGTCGATCGCGATGGTCGGCATGGACGTCGCCAGCGAACGCTACGTGGAGGCGACGCGCAAGCTCAAGGACGTCCCCGCCGTCGAGGCGCTGTACACGTCCAGTGGCGACCACATGCTGATGGCGGAGGTCCGAGCGGACGACGGCGACTCGCTGGCCGCCGTCATAGAGGAGGAGCTACTCACGCTGGACGGCGTTACCGCCGCGCATCCGTCGTTCCTGCAGGAGCGATTAAAGTAA
- a CDS encoding thiamine pyrophosphate-dependent enzyme — protein sequence MSAFSAIGDDREIDRDEFTPGIEPQATWCPGCGDFGVLKALKQAMPEVGRNPDEVALFTGIGCSGKLNSYFNSYGFHTIHGRSLPVARAAKLANPDVEVIAAGGDGDGYGIGGNHFIHTARENHDMTYIVFNNEIFGLTKGQTSPTSPKGHKSKTQPHGSAKTPVRPLSQSLNAGATYIARTAAVNPNQAKEIIAEAIEHDGFAHIDFLTQCPTWNKDAKQYVPYTDIQQSEDYDFDVSNRQEASEMMFETENKLHEGEVLTGRYYVEDGRPSYGQEKRQIGEMPEEPLAERYFDEDAEWERTYDNLLEHHK from the coding sequence ATGAGTGCATTCAGCGCAATCGGCGACGACCGCGAGATCGATAGAGACGAGTTCACACCGGGAATCGAACCGCAGGCGACCTGGTGTCCGGGCTGTGGCGACTTCGGCGTCCTCAAGGCGCTGAAACAGGCCATGCCGGAGGTCGGGCGCAACCCCGACGAGGTCGCGCTGTTCACCGGTATCGGCTGTTCGGGCAAACTGAACAGCTACTTCAACAGCTACGGCTTCCACACCATCCACGGCCGGTCGCTGCCCGTCGCCCGGGCCGCGAAACTGGCCAACCCCGACGTGGAAGTCATCGCCGCCGGCGGCGACGGCGACGGCTACGGCATCGGTGGGAACCACTTCATCCACACCGCTCGTGAGAACCACGACATGACCTACATCGTGTTCAACAACGAGATCTTCGGCCTGACGAAGGGACAGACGTCCCCGACGTCGCCGAAGGGCCACAAGTCCAAGACCCAGCCTCACGGCTCGGCGAAGACGCCCGTCCGGCCGCTGTCGCAGTCGCTCAACGCCGGCGCGACCTACATCGCCCGGACCGCCGCCGTCAACCCGAACCAGGCCAAGGAGATCATCGCCGAGGCCATCGAACACGACGGCTTCGCGCACATCGACTTCCTGACGCAGTGTCCGACCTGGAACAAGGACGCGAAGCAGTACGTCCCCTACACGGACATCCAGCAGTCCGAGGACTACGACTTCGACGTCTCGAACCGGCAGGAGGCCTCCGAGATGATGTTCGAGACGGAGAACAAGCTCCACGAGGGCGAAGTGCTGACCGGTCGCTACTACGTCGAGGACGGCCGCCCCTCCTACGGCCAGGAGAAGCGCCAGATCGGCGAGATGCCCGAGGAACCGCTCGCAGAGCGGTACTTCGACGAGGACGCCGAGTGGGAGCGGACCTACGACAACCTGCTCGAACACCACAAGTAA
- a CDS encoding 2-oxoacid:acceptor oxidoreductase subunit alpha: MTDNELIWRIAGGSGDGIDSTSQNFAKALMRSGLHVFTHRHYPSRIRGGHTYVEVRAKDDPVQSRGDGYNFLLALGDSFARNPQDEAYYGKEELKPLYENFDELREGGVLLYDEGLLDESDVEEIELEEHAEENGWHLVPMDLRGIAKEHGREIMRNTAGIGATAAILGIDTTEFENLIEQNMSGDMQEANLSVLEDAYEAASDLDIDHDIEVPDGSHDEEQVILSGSNAISYGALDEGCRFISGYPMTPWTDVFTIMSQHLPEFGGISEQVEDEIAAAALALGASHMGVKSMSGSSGGGFALMSEPLGLAEMTETPLVLVEAMRAGPSTGMPTKPEQADLEHVLYTSQGDSARVVFAPANIRECYTQTRSAFRIAYEYQIPTIVVYDQKIQGELRNVPASHFDEEANADPGSVLTEDEIQEAAHHASGKFQRFLHEPADGSNVSPRSVPGQKDGRYLATGNEHNPSGHISEDPENRIAQMERRINKLDDIRSDLDENTSHQTYYGPEDADHGILVWGSQQDTVFESVDRLNENGHSVKALGVSDMMPYPVDEVSEWLDSVDEALVVEMNASAQFRGLTQKEIGKYGDKLSSLLKYNGNPFEPAEIVDGFETSINGEDLAASNMKYLPAAGD; the protein is encoded by the coding sequence ATGACAGACAACGAACTAATCTGGCGGATCGCTGGCGGTTCCGGTGACGGGATCGACTCGACCAGCCAGAACTTCGCGAAGGCCCTGATGCGTTCGGGACTTCACGTTTTCACACATCGTCACTACCCGTCGCGCATTCGGGGCGGCCACACGTACGTAGAGGTACGCGCGAAGGACGACCCAGTCCAGTCGCGCGGCGACGGCTACAACTTCCTGCTGGCGCTGGGCGACTCCTTCGCCCGGAATCCGCAGGACGAGGCCTACTACGGCAAAGAGGAACTGAAACCCCTCTACGAGAACTTCGACGAGCTCCGCGAGGGCGGGGTTCTCCTGTACGACGAGGGGCTGCTCGACGAATCGGACGTCGAGGAGATAGAGCTCGAGGAACACGCCGAGGAGAACGGCTGGCACCTCGTCCCGATGGACCTGCGCGGCATCGCCAAGGAACACGGGCGCGAGATCATGCGGAACACCGCGGGTATCGGTGCGACCGCCGCCATCCTCGGTATCGACACCACGGAGTTCGAGAACCTCATCGAGCAGAACATGAGCGGGGATATGCAGGAGGCCAACCTCAGCGTCTTGGAGGACGCCTACGAGGCGGCTTCGGACCTCGACATCGACCACGACATCGAGGTTCCTGACGGCTCCCACGACGAGGAGCAGGTCATCCTCTCGGGGTCGAACGCCATCTCCTACGGCGCGCTCGACGAGGGCTGTCGGTTCATCTCCGGGTACCCGATGACCCCGTGGACCGACGTCTTCACCATCATGTCCCAACACCTGCCGGAGTTCGGCGGGATCTCCGAACAGGTCGAGGACGAGATCGCCGCGGCGGCGCTGGCGCTCGGTGCCTCGCACATGGGCGTCAAGTCCATGTCCGGGTCGTCCGGCGGCGGCTTCGCGCTGATGTCGGAGCCGCTCGGTCTCGCCGAGATGACCGAGACGCCGCTCGTGCTGGTCGAAGCGATGCGCGCCGGTCCCTCGACCGGGATGCCGACCAAGCCCGAGCAGGCCGACCTAGAGCACGTCCTGTACACCTCACAGGGCGACTCCGCGCGCGTCGTCTTCGCGCCCGCGAACATCCGCGAGTGCTACACGCAGACGCGCTCGGCGTTCCGCATCGCCTACGAGTACCAGATCCCGACCATCGTCGTCTACGACCAGAAGATCCAGGGCGAGCTCCGGAACGTGCCCGCCAGTCACTTCGACGAGGAGGCCAACGCCGACCCCGGGTCGGTGCTGACCGAAGACGAGATCCAGGAGGCGGCACACCACGCCTCGGGCAAGTTCCAGCGGTTCCTCCACGAACCCGCGGACGGCTCGAACGTCAGTCCGCGCTCGGTCCCCGGCCAGAAGGACGGCCGCTATCTGGCGACCGGGAACGAGCACAACCCCTCGGGTCACATCAGCGAGGACCCCGAGAACCGCATCGCCCAGATGGAGCGTCGGATTAACAAGCTCGACGACATCCGGTCGGACTTAGACGAGAACACGAGCCACCAGACCTACTACGGTCCGGAGGACGCAGACCACGGCATCCTCGTCTGGGGCAGCCAGCAGGACACCGTCTTCGAGTCGGTCGACCGACTCAACGAGAACGGACACTCCGTGAAGGCGTTAGGCGTATCCGACATGATGCCCTACCCCGTCGACGAAGTCAGCGAGTGGCTCGACTCCGTCGACGAGGCGCTGGTGGTCGAGATGAACGCCTCGGCGCAGTTCCGCGGGCTCACGCAGAAGGAGATCGGCAAGTACGGCGACAAGCTCTCGAGCTTGCTCAAGTACAACGGCAACCCCTTCGAACCCGCGGAGATCGTCGACGGCTTCGAGACCAGCATCAACGGCGAGGACCTCGCCGCGAGCAACATGAAGTACCTCCCCGCAGCGGGTGACTAA
- a CDS encoding N-acyl homoserine lactonase family protein, with protein MDDLTVTFVDRGRVKADRNFVVDGHSVATASNREPTHDYETYVVWNLVIETPEMTILWDTGSHPEAADGYWPEPLYEAFAHVDAADHPLEADLDDAGCGLDDIDAVVMSHLHLDHAGGLRAFEGTDVPIYVHREELPFAYFSSNTDEGSIAYLQRDFDRDLNWRVVHGDSYHLTDGVELLHLPGHTPGLLGALVERPDAPLLVVGDEAYVEANYAGRPMATGLLWNNGAWKESLERCRDLQRETDAEILLGHDLAVFERLAD; from the coding sequence ATGGACGACCTCACTGTCACGTTCGTCGACCGCGGGCGCGTGAAGGCCGACCGGAACTTCGTCGTCGACGGCCACAGCGTCGCGACGGCGTCGAACCGGGAGCCGACCCACGACTACGAGACGTACGTCGTCTGGAACCTCGTGATCGAGACGCCGGAGATGACGATTCTCTGGGACACCGGCTCCCACCCGGAAGCGGCCGACGGCTACTGGCCCGAGCCGCTGTACGAGGCGTTCGCCCACGTCGACGCGGCCGACCACCCCCTCGAAGCGGACCTCGACGACGCCGGCTGCGGGCTCGACGATATCGACGCCGTGGTGATGAGCCACCTCCACCTCGACCACGCCGGCGGCCTCCGCGCCTTCGAAGGCACGGACGTTCCGATATACGTCCACCGCGAGGAACTCCCCTTCGCGTACTTCAGCTCGAACACGGACGAGGGCTCCATCGCGTACCTCCAGCGCGATTTCGACCGCGACCTGAACTGGCGGGTCGTCCACGGCGACAGCTACCATCTCACCGACGGCGTCGAACTGCTCCACCTGCCCGGGCACACGCCCGGACTGCTCGGCGCGCTCGTCGAGCGACCGGACGCCCCGCTGTTGGTGGTCGGCGACGAGGCCTACGTCGAAGCCAACTACGCGGGGCGGCCGATGGCGACCGGACTCCTCTGGAACAACGGCGCGTGGAAGGAGAGTCTGGAGCGCTGTCGCGACCTCCAGCGGGAGACCGACGCCGAGATCCTACTCGGTCACGACCTCGCCGTCTTCGAACGACTGGCGGACTGA
- a CDS encoding acyl-CoA dehydrogenase family protein translates to MELLSEYPVPERAHEVKQEAREFAQEHIAPNAAEYYASGEYPWEILEAGMSADLVAQDLGEELGGRGLDLHQVLAVAEEFYRADAGIALTLQLASFGAEIVEEHGNEDQHEEFLRPVAQNEQITGLAVSEPQTGSDLAGMSTSAEKEGDEWVLNGEKYWVGNAVEADWLTVYAKTGDDPDNRYGNFSMFIVPTDAEGYDAEHIPEKMGFRASKQGHIVFDDCRIPEENLVGTEGAGFYMLAEFFNHGRVVVAGHGLGMAAAAIEEAWEFVHDREAFGRTVDEFQAVQHKLADMQLAFQSARSLTWDAADRVANQENAGYWAALAKTKATEAATDCAEKGMQLHGGRSVLTENRIARVYRDVRIPVIYEGANDIQRNLIYRQAPQ, encoded by the coding sequence ATGGAGTTACTGTCCGAGTATCCCGTGCCCGAACGTGCCCACGAGGTCAAGCAGGAGGCCCGTGAGTTCGCACAGGAGCACATCGCGCCCAACGCCGCCGAGTACTACGCCTCCGGGGAGTATCCCTGGGAGATCCTCGAAGCGGGGATGAGCGCGGACCTCGTCGCACAGGACCTCGGTGAAGAGTTGGGAGGTCGCGGACTCGATTTACACCAAGTACTCGCCGTCGCGGAGGAGTTCTATCGAGCGGACGCCGGCATCGCGCTCACGCTCCAACTGGCGAGCTTCGGCGCGGAGATCGTCGAGGAACACGGGAACGAGGACCAACACGAGGAGTTCCTCCGACCGGTCGCCCAGAACGAGCAGATCACGGGACTGGCGGTCTCGGAACCCCAGACCGGGAGCGACCTCGCCGGCATGTCCACCAGCGCCGAGAAGGAGGGCGACGAGTGGGTGCTCAACGGGGAGAAGTACTGGGTCGGTAACGCCGTCGAGGCCGACTGGCTCACCGTCTACGCCAAGACCGGCGACGACCCGGACAACCGCTACGGCAACTTCTCGATGTTCATCGTCCCGACCGACGCCGAGGGCTACGACGCCGAGCACATTCCCGAGAAGATGGGCTTTCGGGCCTCGAAGCAGGGACACATCGTCTTCGACGACTGCCGCATCCCCGAGGAGAACCTCGTCGGTACCGAGGGCGCGGGCTTCTACATGCTCGCGGAGTTCTTCAACCACGGACGCGTCGTCGTCGCGGGCCACGGCCTCGGGATGGCCGCCGCGGCCATCGAGGAGGCGTGGGAGTTCGTCCACGACCGCGAGGCGTTCGGCCGGACCGTCGACGAGTTCCAGGCGGTCCAGCACAAGCTCGCCGACATGCAACTGGCCTTCCAGTCCGCGCGGTCGCTGACGTGGGACGCCGCCGACCGTGTCGCCAATCAAGAGAACGCGGGCTACTGGGCCGCCCTCGCGAAGACGAAGGCGACCGAGGCCGCGACCGACTGCGCCGAGAAGGGGATGCAGCTCCACGGCGGCCGGTCGGTGCTGACCGAGAACCGCATCGCCCGCGTCTACCGCGACGTTCGCATCCCGGTCATCTACGAGGGGGCGAACGACATCCAGCGCAACCTCATCTACCGACAGGCCCCCCAGTAG
- a CDS encoding long-chain fatty acid--CoA ligase, protein MPGGSPQTLRPFLWRAAQLYPETEVVSRTHDGITRYDYGTYADRVAQLANALDAAGYGDGERLGTFCWNHHRHFETYFGIPGMGAQLHTINPLLPDKHVQYIVENAEDETIFVDQSFLPKLEGSVADDPDPFDSVERFVVMGESVPETDLDAVAYDSFVDGHSTTYDWPELDEERPAGLCYTSGTTGRPKGVEYTQQMLWSHTMALQTPQGLPLAEDDVVMPVVPMFHVNAWGLPFSATAGGAKQVYPGPQPEPADLAHLIESEGVTITAGVPTVWLGLMDYVKENDVDLSQLERLVVGGSAAPEAMIRFFDDHGVELVHAWGMTETAPVGAVSHLKHGLDDADYETQLEKRSKQGLIVPGLEFEVVDDEGEAVPHDGEAYGELLIRGPWVTTEYFARPEATEREFENGYLKTGDVVSVDEDGYIKIVDRSKDVIKSGGEWISSQELENELMAHEGVSEAAVIGVPHERWQERPLALVVPAEDADTDSLAEELRDHVLDSYPKWWVPDSVVTIEEVPKTATGKFDKQALREEYGDESLVEGRAPEDAAPE, encoded by the coding sequence ATGCCGGGAGGTTCACCCCAGACGCTTCGACCGTTCCTGTGGCGCGCGGCCCAACTGTACCCGGAGACGGAGGTCGTCTCCCGTACCCACGACGGAATTACGCGGTACGACTACGGGACGTACGCCGACCGAGTGGCCCAACTCGCCAACGCGCTGGACGCAGCGGGGTACGGCGACGGCGAACGGCTCGGAACCTTCTGCTGGAACCACCACCGTCACTTCGAGACGTACTTCGGGATACCGGGAATGGGAGCGCAGCTCCACACCATCAACCCCCTGCTCCCCGACAAACACGTCCAGTACATCGTCGAGAACGCGGAAGACGAGACAATCTTCGTCGATCAGTCGTTCCTCCCGAAACTGGAGGGCTCGGTGGCGGACGACCCCGACCCGTTCGATTCCGTCGAGCGGTTCGTCGTCATGGGCGAGTCGGTTCCCGAGACGGACCTCGACGCCGTCGCCTACGACTCGTTCGTCGACGGTCACTCGACGACGTACGACTGGCCCGAACTGGACGAGGAGCGGCCCGCGGGGCTCTGTTACACCTCGGGGACGACGGGACGGCCGAAGGGCGTCGAGTACACCCAGCAGATGCTCTGGTCGCACACGATGGCGCTCCAGACGCCGCAGGGCCTCCCGCTGGCCGAGGACGACGTGGTGATGCCCGTCGTCCCCATGTTCCACGTCAACGCGTGGGGCCTGCCGTTCTCCGCGACGGCCGGCGGTGCCAAACAGGTCTATCCCGGCCCGCAACCGGAGCCGGCTGACCTCGCGCACCTCATCGAGTCGGAGGGCGTCACCATCACCGCGGGCGTCCCGACGGTGTGGCTGGGGCTGATGGACTACGTCAAGGAGAACGATGTCGACCTCTCGCAGTTAGAGCGCCTCGTCGTCGGCGGGAGCGCCGCCCCCGAGGCGATGATTCGCTTCTTCGACGACCACGGCGTCGAACTCGTCCACGCGTGGGGGATGACCGAGACGGCACCCGTCGGGGCCGTCTCGCACCTCAAACACGGCCTCGACGACGCCGATTACGAGACGCAACTGGAGAAGCGCTCGAAACAGGGACTCATCGTCCCCGGACTGGAGTTCGAGGTCGTCGACGACGAGGGCGAGGCGGTCCCCCACGACGGCGAGGCCTACGGCGAACTCCTCATCCGCGGGCCGTGGGTGACGACGGAGTACTTCGCCCGGCCCGAAGCGACCGAACGGGAGTTCGAGAACGGCTACCTGAAGACCGGCGACGTGGTCTCGGTGGACGAGGACGGCTACATCAAGATCGTCGACCGCTCGAAGGACGTCATCAAGAGCGGCGGCGAGTGGATCTCCTCGCAGGAACTGGAGAACGAACTGATGGCCCATGAGGGCGTCTCGGAGGCGGCGGTCATCGGCGTCCCCCACGAGCGCTGGCAGGAACGACCGCTCGCGCTCGTCGTGCCCGCCGAGGACGCCGACACCGACTCGCTGGCCGAGGAACTGCGCGACCACGTCCTCGACTCGTACCCGAAGTGGTGGGTGCCCGATAGCGTCGTCACCATCGAGGAGGTGCCCAAGACGGCGACCGGCAAGTTCGATAAACAGGCGCTCCGCGAGGAGTACGGCGACGAGTCGCTGGTCGAAGGTCGCGCCCCCGAGGACGCGGCACCGGAGTAG
- a CDS encoding chemotaxis protein CheC — MSLMIDIRKLGLFNQMAKEGGNTVADHLSQMTGMETEMEITKINFIDIPDIKTHIGDEKQIGISIEMVEKPHGYILFLFNARSAKDLAQGMIGDMGETNPDGEGFTDMERSAIQEIGNIMTSGFIDGWANVLDTTIDISTPNFTFGPGSGMVDKLVGDRGNEMALMFDSRVHALDSDINVKVYTFPELEELVSLMQQIEV; from the coding sequence ATGAGTCTGATGATAGATATCCGGAAACTCGGCCTGTTCAACCAGATGGCCAAGGAGGGGGGAAACACCGTGGCCGACCACCTGAGCCAGATGACGGGGATGGAGACGGAGATGGAGATCACGAAGATCAACTTCATCGACATCCCGGACATCAAGACCCACATCGGCGACGAGAAGCAGATCGGCATCAGCATCGAGATGGTCGAGAAGCCCCACGGCTACATCCTCTTCCTGTTCAACGCCCGGAGCGCGAAGGACCTCGCCCAGGGCATGATCGGCGACATGGGCGAGACGAACCCCGACGGCGAGGGCTTCACCGACATGGAGCGCTCGGCGATCCAGGAGATCGGCAACATCATGACCAGCGGGTTCATCGACGGGTGGGCGAACGTGCTGGACACGACCATCGACATCTCGACGCCGAACTTCACCTTCGGACCCGGAAGCGGGATGGTGGACAAACTGGTCGGCGACCGCGGCAACGAGATGGCGCTGATGTTCGACTCGCGGGTCCACGCGTTGGATTCCGACATCAACGTGAAGGTCTACACGTTCCCGGAGCTCGAGGAACTCGTCAGTCTCATGCAACAGATCGAGGTCTGA